A single region of the bacterium genome encodes:
- a CDS encoding SDR family oxidoreductase codes for MPGLQFSTALITGASSGIGEAIARELAKQNVALVLVARSGDKLESLAAELSAGGLEVIPIAQDLLAGNADEVLWNELQRRNIKIDMLINNAGFGGYGFFHDSPIEKQIEMIDLNIKALVKLTYRFLPPMISNNHGAIMNVSSTASFQPVPFMAAYAATKAFVTNFTVALSSEYQDTHVRFIALCPGRTKTNFQVAAGSQKVRIRSRAATPQQVARVAVKALRRNNNIAIEGFMNHAMIHLQRFFPRWFIIKIAHKIFKPKNIHH; via the coding sequence ATGCCGGGATTACAATTTTCTACAGCCCTTATCACCGGCGCTTCATCAGGAATTGGAGAAGCGATAGCGCGTGAATTGGCAAAACAAAATGTCGCATTGGTTTTAGTTGCCCGTTCCGGTGACAAATTGGAATCGCTTGCGGCAGAACTCAGCGCAGGTGGCTTAGAAGTGATTCCTATCGCACAGGATCTCCTGGCCGGCAACGCGGATGAGGTGTTATGGAATGAGCTGCAGAGAAGAAATATCAAAATAGATATGCTGATTAATAATGCAGGATTCGGCGGTTATGGGTTCTTTCATGATTCCCCAATTGAGAAACAGATCGAGATGATCGACTTGAACATCAAAGCTTTGGTTAAATTAACCTATCGGTTTTTGCCTCCAATGATTTCCAATAATCACGGGGCTATCATGAATGTGTCCTCCACTGCGAGTTTTCAGCCTGTTCCATTCATGGCCGCCTATGCGGCAACTAAAGCATTCGTGACCAATTTTACTGTAGCGCTTTCTTCAGAATATCAAGATACACATGTTCGATTTATCGCATTATGTCCCGGAAGAACAAAAACCAATTTTCAGGTTGCCGCCGGATCGCAGAAAGTGCGCATTCGCTCTCGTGCAGCCACGCCGCAACAGGTTGCGCGCGTAGCGGTAAAAGCGCTGCGTCGGAATAACAATATTGCGATCGAAGGCTTTATGAATCATGCTATGATACACTTACAGCGGTTTTTCCCGCGTTGGTTTATTATTAAGATTGCTCATAAAATATTCAAACCGAAAAATATTCATCATTAA